From one Pseudomonas fluorescens genomic stretch:
- the murC gene encoding UDP-N-acetylmuramate--L-alanine ligase — MVESQKAIPQPEMRRIRRIHFVGIGGVGMCGIAEVLLNLGYQVSGSDLKTSPVTERLESFGAQIFIGHRAENAASADVLVVSSAINTANPEVATALERRIPVVPRAEMLAELMRYRHGIAVAGTHGKTTTTSLLASVFAAGGLDPTFVIGGRLNAAGTNAQLGTSRYLIAEADESDASFLHLQPLVAVVTNIDADHMATYEGDFNKLKKTFVEFLHNLPFYGLAVMCLDDPVVREILPQVKRPAVTYGFSEEADVRAINVRQSGMQTHFTVLRRDREPLDVSVNMPGNHNVLNALATIAIATDEGISDEAIVQGLSGFQGVGRRFQVYGELPVDGGSVMLVDDYGHHPTEVAAVIKAVRGGWPERRLVMVYQPHRYSRTRDLYDDFVQVLADANVLLLMEVYPAGEEPIPGADSRQLCHSIRQRGQLDPIYIERGIELAPLVKPLLRAGDILLCQGAGDIGGLAPQLLKSPLFAGAVASQGKSK, encoded by the coding sequence ATGGTTGAAAGTCAGAAAGCCATTCCACAACCGGAAATGCGCCGTATCCGTCGTATCCACTTCGTCGGTATCGGCGGCGTGGGCATGTGCGGTATTGCCGAAGTGCTGCTGAACCTGGGTTACCAGGTGTCGGGCTCCGACCTCAAGACCTCGCCGGTCACCGAACGTCTGGAATCCTTCGGTGCGCAGATCTTCATCGGTCACCGTGCCGAGAACGCTGCCAGCGCCGATGTGCTGGTGGTGTCGAGCGCCATCAACACCGCCAACCCGGAAGTCGCCACCGCTCTTGAGCGGCGCATTCCGGTGGTGCCGCGGGCCGAGATGCTCGCCGAGCTGATGCGCTACCGCCACGGCATCGCCGTTGCCGGTACCCATGGCAAGACCACCACCACCAGCCTGCTGGCCTCGGTGTTCGCCGCCGGTGGCCTGGATCCGACCTTCGTCATCGGTGGCCGCCTCAATGCAGCCGGCACCAATGCCCAGCTCGGCACCAGCCGCTACCTGATCGCCGAAGCCGATGAAAGCGACGCCAGCTTCCTGCACCTGCAGCCGCTGGTGGCCGTTGTCACCAATATCGACGCCGACCACATGGCGACCTATGAAGGCGACTTCAACAAGCTGAAGAAAACCTTCGTCGAGTTCCTGCACAACCTGCCGTTCTACGGGCTGGCGGTGATGTGCCTGGACGACCCGGTAGTGCGCGAGATCCTCCCGCAGGTCAAGCGTCCGGCGGTGACCTACGGTTTCAGCGAAGAAGCCGACGTGCGTGCGATCAATGTCCGCCAGTCGGGCATGCAGACCCACTTCACCGTGCTGCGCCGCGATCGCGAGCCGTTGGACGTGTCGGTCAACATGCCGGGCAACCACAACGTGCTCAACGCCCTGGCGACCATCGCCATTGCCACCGACGAAGGCATCAGCGATGAAGCCATCGTCCAGGGCCTCTCGGGGTTCCAGGGGGTAGGGCGGCGCTTCCAGGTCTACGGCGAACTGCCGGTGGACGGCGGCAGCGTGATGCTGGTCGACGACTACGGCCACCACCCGACCGAAGTCGCGGCGGTGATCAAGGCCGTGCGCGGTGGCTGGCCTGAGCGGCGCCTAGTGATGGTTTACCAGCCGCACCGTTACAGCCGCACCCGTGACCTCTACGACGATTTCGTCCAGGTCCTGGCCGATGCCAACGTACTGCTGCTGATGGAAGTCTACCCGGCCGGTGAAGAGCCGATCCCCGGTGCCGACAGCCGTCAGCTGTGCCACAGCATCCGCCAGCGCGGCCAGCTCGACCCGATCTACATCGAGCGCGGCATCGAGCTGGCGCCGCTGGTCAAGCCACTGCTGCGCGCTGGCGACATCCTGCTGTGCCAGGGCGCCGGTGACATCGGTGGCCTGGCCCCGCAATTACTCAAGAGTCCGTTGTTCGCTGGTGCAGTTGCCAGTCAGGGGAAGTCGAAATGA
- a CDS encoding D-alanine--D-alanine ligase, protein MTDNAYATLHSTIDPKAFGRVAVLYGGKSAEREVSLKSGAAVIEALTRAGVDVVAIDVADDLLQRLLNEKIDRAFIILHGRGGEDGSMQGLLECLGIPYTGSGILASALAMDKLRTKQVWHSLGIPTPRHAVLTCEADCISAGAELGFPLIVKPAHEGSSIGMAKVNGVDELIAAWKDAATYDSQVLVEQWIHGPEFTVATLRGQVLPPIALGTPHTFYDYDAKYIANDTQYRIPCGLDAAKEQELIDLTARACDAIGIAGWGRLDVMQDEQGRFWLLEVNTAPGMTDHSLVPMAARAAGLDFQQLVLAILAASVEARG, encoded by the coding sequence ATGACTGATAACGCATACGCCACGCTGCACTCGACCATCGACCCGAAAGCCTTCGGCCGCGTCGCCGTGCTTTACGGCGGCAAGAGCGCCGAGCGCGAGGTTTCGCTCAAGTCCGGCGCCGCGGTCATCGAAGCATTGACCCGCGCCGGTGTCGACGTAGTCGCCATCGATGTCGCTGACGACCTGCTGCAGCGCCTGCTGAACGAGAAGATCGATCGCGCCTTCATCATCCTCCACGGTCGTGGCGGTGAAGACGGCAGCATGCAGGGCCTTCTGGAGTGCCTGGGCATCCCTTATACCGGCAGCGGCATCCTCGCTTCGGCGCTGGCAATGGACAAGCTGCGGACCAAACAGGTCTGGCACAGCCTGGGCATTCCGACCCCGCGTCACGCCGTGCTGACCTGCGAAGCCGACTGTATTTCTGCAGGTGCGGAACTGGGCTTCCCTTTGATCGTCAAACCGGCCCATGAAGGTTCCAGTATCGGTATGGCGAAAGTGAACGGTGTCGACGAATTGATCGCCGCCTGGAAGGACGCCGCTACCTACGATTCGCAAGTGTTGGTCGAACAATGGATTCACGGTCCTGAGTTCACCGTCGCGACCCTGCGTGGCCAGGTGTTGCCACCGATTGCCCTGGGCACCCCGCATACGTTCTACGACTACGACGCCAAGTACATTGCCAACGATACCCAGTACCGCATCCCGTGCGGCCTGGACGCGGCCAAGGAACAAGAGCTGATCGACCTGACCGCACGTGCTTGCGACGCCATCGGCATTGCTGGCTGGGGCCGGCTGGACGTGATGCAGGACGAGCAGGGGCGTTTCTGGCTGCTTGAGGTCAACACCGCACCAGGCATGACTGATCACAGCCTGGTCCCCATGGCGGCACGCGCGGCCGGTCTGGACTTCCAGCAGTTGGTGCTGGCGATCCTGGCGGCCAGCGTAGAGGCGCGAGGTTAA
- a CDS encoding cell division protein FtsQ/DivIB: MQGAMLRHQQPAPGRNKPVPRGASRMVAKEPLSARLPKANFSVFKRLLWPVLLVVAGFGAYEGAQRLMPYADRPITKIAVQGDLSYISQQAVQQRIAPYVAASFFTVDLASMRAELEQMPWIAHAEVRRVWPDEVVIRLEEQLPVARWGDEALLNNQGQAFTPRELANYEHLPQLFGPQRAQQKVMQQYQVLSQMLRPMGFSIARLELRERGSWFLTTGAGSAGPGIELLLGRDHLVEKMRRFIAIYDKTLKEQITNIARIDLRYANGLAVGWREPNAPTTAQPAVAKN; encoded by the coding sequence ATGCAAGGCGCGATGTTACGTCATCAGCAACCCGCCCCCGGCCGTAACAAGCCGGTGCCGCGTGGTGCCAGCCGGATGGTGGCCAAGGAGCCACTGTCGGCGCGCCTGCCCAAGGCCAACTTCAGCGTGTTCAAACGCCTGCTCTGGCCAGTGTTGCTGGTTGTCGCAGGCTTCGGCGCCTACGAGGGTGCCCAGCGCCTGATGCCGTACGCCGACCGGCCGATCACCAAGATCGCCGTGCAGGGTGACCTGAGCTACATCAGCCAGCAGGCGGTGCAGCAGCGGATCGCACCGTACGTGGCGGCAAGCTTCTTCACCGTCGACCTGGCGAGCATGCGTGCGGAACTGGAGCAGATGCCCTGGATCGCCCACGCCGAAGTGCGCCGGGTATGGCCGGATGAAGTGGTGATCCGCCTGGAAGAACAGTTGCCAGTCGCGCGCTGGGGTGACGAAGCCTTGCTCAATAACCAGGGCCAGGCCTTCACCCCGCGTGAACTGGCCAACTACGAGCACCTGCCGCAGCTGTTCGGGCCGCAGCGGGCGCAGCAAAAAGTAATGCAGCAATATCAGGTCCTGAGCCAGATGTTGCGGCCGATGGGCTTTTCGATCGCCCGGCTGGAGTTGCGCGAGCGCGGCAGCTGGTTCCTGACCACCGGTGCCGGAAGCGCCGGGCCAGGTATCGAACTGCTGCTGGGACGCGATCATCTGGTGGAAAAGATGCGCCGCTTCATTGCCATTTACGACAAGACACTCAAAGAACAGATCACGAACATCGCCCGCATCGACCTGCGTTATGCCAATGGCCTGGCCGTTGGCTGGCGGGAACCGAATGCACCGACGACGGCCCAACCCGCCGTTGCGAAGAATTAG
- the ftsA gene encoding cell division protein FtsA, with product MANAHSGKMIVGLDIGTSKVVALVGEVAADGTLEIVGIGTHPSRGLKKGVVVNIESTVQSIQRAVEEAQLMAGCRIHSAFVGVAGNHIRSLNSHGIVAIRDREVSAADLERVLDAAQAVAIPADQRVLHTLPQDYVIDNQEGVREPLGMSGVRLEAKVHVVTCAVNAAQNIEKCVRRCGLEIDDIILEQLASAYSVLTDDEKELGVCLVDIGGGTTDIAIFTEGAIRHTAVIPIAGDQVTNDIAMALRTPTQYAEEIKIRYACALAKLAGAGETIKVPSVGDRPPRELSRQALAEVVEPRYDELFTLIQAELRRSGYEDLVPAGIVLTGGTSKMEGAVELAEEIFHMPVRLGVPHSVRGLSDVVRNPIYSTGVGLLTYGLQKQSDGLTLTGISSSNNGYGDEPKAPAFERFKRWVQGNF from the coding sequence ATGGCAAATGCGCATAGCGGCAAAATGATCGTCGGGCTGGATATCGGCACCTCCAAGGTCGTGGCACTGGTGGGTGAAGTCGCCGCCGACGGCACCCTGGAAATCGTCGGTATCGGCACTCACCCATCGCGCGGGCTGAAGAAGGGCGTGGTGGTCAATATCGAGTCCACCGTACAGTCGATCCAGCGTGCGGTCGAAGAGGCCCAACTGATGGCTGGCTGCCGGATTCACTCGGCATTCGTCGGTGTCGCCGGCAATCACATCCGCAGCCTGAACTCCCACGGCATCGTCGCCATCCGCGACCGTGAAGTCAGCGCGGCCGACCTTGAGCGCGTGCTCGACGCCGCCCAGGCCGTGGCCATTCCTGCCGACCAACGGGTCCTGCACACCCTGCCGCAGGACTACGTGATCGACAACCAGGAAGGTGTGCGCGAGCCGCTGGGCATGTCCGGCGTGCGTCTGGAAGCCAAGGTCCACGTGGTCACCTGCGCCGTCAATGCCGCGCAGAACATCGAGAAGTGCGTACGCCGCTGCGGTCTGGAAATCGACGACATCATTCTCGAGCAGCTGGCCTCGGCCTACTCGGTGCTGACCGATGACGAGAAAGAGCTGGGCGTGTGCCTGGTCGACATCGGCGGCGGCACCACCGACATCGCCATCTTCACCGAAGGCGCGATCCGCCACACCGCTGTGATCCCGATTGCCGGCGACCAGGTGACCAACGACATCGCCATGGCCCTGCGTACGCCAACCCAGTACGCCGAAGAGATCAAGATCCGTTACGCCTGCGCCCTGGCCAAACTGGCCGGTGCCGGTGAAACCATCAAGGTGCCGAGCGTCGGCGACCGTCCGCCGCGCGAACTGTCGCGCCAGGCCCTGGCCGAAGTGGTCGAGCCGCGTTACGACGAACTCTTCACCCTGATCCAGGCCGAACTGCGTCGCAGCGGCTACGAAGACCTGGTACCGGCGGGCATCGTCCTGACCGGCGGTACCTCGAAAATGGAAGGCGCGGTAGAACTTGCCGAGGAAATCTTCCACATGCCGGTACGCCTGGGCGTGCCGCACAGTGTTCGCGGCCTTAGCGATGTGGTGCGCAACCCGATCTATTCCACCGGTGTGGGCCTTTTGACCTACGGCCTGCAGAAGCAGTCCGACGGTTTGACCCTGACCGGTATCAGCAGCAGCAACAACGGCTATGGCGATGAACCGAAGGCTCCAGCGTTTGAACGCTTCAAACGTTGGGTCCAGGGCAACTTTTAA
- the ftsZ gene encoding cell division protein FtsZ, giving the protein MFELVDNVPQSPVIKVIGVGGGGGNAVNHMVKSNIEGVEFICANTDAQALKNIGARTILQLGTGVTKGLGAGANPEVGRQAALEDRERIAEVLQGTNMVFITTGMGGGTGTGAAPIIAEVAKELGILTVAVVTRPFPFEGRKRMQIADEGIRALADSVDSLITIPNEKLLTILGKDASLLSAFAKADDVLAGAVRGISDIIKRPGMINVDFADVRTVMSEMGMAMMGTGCASGPNRAREATEAAIRNPLLEDVNLQGARGILVNITAGPDLSLGEYSDVGSIIEAFASDHAMVKVGTVIDPDMRDELHVTVVATGLGAKIEKPVKVIDNTMQTAAAQTPAPAPVRNEQSSVNYRDLERPTVMRNQAHAGAAAAAKLNPQDDLDYLDIPAFLRRQAD; this is encoded by the coding sequence ATGTTCGAGCTCGTAGACAACGTCCCGCAAAGTCCGGTCATCAAAGTGATCGGCGTCGGTGGCGGCGGTGGCAACGCCGTCAATCACATGGTCAAGAGCAACATCGAAGGCGTCGAATTCATCTGCGCCAACACTGATGCTCAAGCGCTGAAAAACATCGGCGCGCGCACCATCCTGCAACTGGGGACCGGCGTGACCAAGGGCCTGGGTGCCGGTGCCAATCCGGAAGTCGGCCGTCAGGCCGCGCTGGAAGACCGTGAGCGCATTGCCGAAGTGCTGCAAGGCACCAACATGGTGTTCATCACCACCGGCATGGGCGGCGGTACCGGTACCGGTGCGGCGCCAATCATCGCCGAAGTGGCCAAGGAGCTGGGCATCCTCACCGTTGCCGTGGTCACCCGGCCGTTCCCGTTCGAAGGCCGCAAGCGCATGCAGATTGCCGACGAGGGCATCCGTGCACTGGCTGACAGCGTCGATTCGCTGATCACCATCCCCAACGAGAAGCTGCTGACCATCCTCGGCAAGGACGCAAGCCTGCTGTCGGCTTTCGCCAAGGCTGACGACGTATTGGCCGGTGCCGTTCGCGGTATCTCCGACATCATCAAGCGTCCGGGCATGATCAACGTCGACTTCGCCGACGTGCGTACCGTGATGAGCGAGATGGGCATGGCCATGATGGGGACCGGCTGCGCCAGCGGTCCTAACCGTGCACGTGAAGCGACTGAGGCAGCGATCCGTAACCCGCTGCTCGAAGACGTCAACCTGCAGGGCGCTCGCGGCATCCTGGTCAACATCACCGCAGGTCCTGACCTGTCGCTGGGCGAATACTCGGACGTCGGCAGCATCATCGAAGCCTTCGCTTCCGATCACGCTATGGTCAAGGTCGGTACTGTTATCGATCCGGATATGCGCGATGAGCTGCACGTTACCGTGGTTGCCACTGGCCTGGGTGCGAAAATCGAGAAGCCGGTCAAGGTTATCGACAACACCATGCAGACCGCTGCGGCGCAAACCCCGGCACCGGCCCCTGTACGCAACGAGCAGTCTTCGGTGAACTACCGTGACCTGGAGCGTCCGACCGTGATGCGCAACCAGGCTCACGCCGGTGCTGCCGCTGCTGCAAAACTTAATCCACAAGACGATCTGGACTACCTGGACATCCCGGCATTCCTGCGTCGTCAGGCCGATTAA
- the lpxC gene encoding UDP-3-O-acyl-N-acetylglucosamine deacetylase, producing MIKQRTLKNIIRATGVGLHSGEKVYLTLKPAPVDTGIVFRRADLDPVVEIPARAANVGETTMSTTLVNGDTKVDTVEHLLSAMAGLGIDNAYVELSASEVPIMDGSAGPFVFLIQSAGLEEQDAAKKFIRILREVTVEDGDKRATFLPFDGFKVSFEIDFDHPVFRNRTQSASVDFSSTSFVKEVSRARTFGFMSDIEYLRKHNLALGGSVENAIVVDKDGVLNEDGLRYEDEFVKHKILDAIGDLYLLGNSLIGEFKGYKSGHALNNQLLRKLIEETDAWEVVTFEDASTAPISYMRPVAAV from the coding sequence ATGATTAAACAACGCACCCTGAAGAATATTATCCGTGCCACAGGTGTCGGCCTGCACTCCGGGGAAAAGGTTTACCTGACCCTCAAACCTGCACCTGTGGATACCGGCATCGTATTTCGCCGTGCCGACCTCGACCCCGTGGTGGAAATTCCCGCCCGCGCGGCCAACGTTGGCGAGACCACCATGTCGACGACACTGGTCAATGGCGATACCAAGGTAGACACGGTTGAGCACTTGCTCTCGGCCATGGCTGGCCTGGGCATCGATAACGCCTACGTCGAGCTCTCCGCGTCCGAAGTGCCGATCATGGACGGTAGCGCTGGGCCCTTTGTATTCCTGATTCAATCTGCCGGCCTGGAAGAACAGGACGCAGCCAAGAAGTTCATCCGCATCCTGCGCGAAGTGACAGTGGAAGACGGCGACAAGCGCGCTACTTTCCTGCCATTCGACGGGTTCAAGGTGAGTTTCGAGATCGATTTCGATCACCCGGTGTTCCGCAACCGGACTCAAAGTGCCAGCGTGGACTTTTCCAGCACCTCGTTTGTGAAGGAAGTCAGCCGCGCCCGTACCTTCGGGTTCATGAGCGACATCGAGTACCTGCGCAAGCACAACCTCGCACTCGGTGGCAGTGTGGAAAACGCCATCGTGGTCGACAAGGACGGCGTGCTCAACGAAGACGGTCTTCGCTATGAAGACGAATTCGTCAAGCACAAGATCCTCGACGCCATCGGCGACCTCTACCTGTTGGGTAACAGCCTGATCGGCGAGTTCAAGGGCTACAAGTCCGGACACGCGCTGAACAACCAGCTGCTGCGCAAGCTGATCGAGGAAACAGACGCCTGGGAAGTGGTGACTTTCGAAGATGCCAGCACGGCACCGATCTCTTACATGCGTCCGGTTGCGGCAGTGTAA
- a CDS encoding DUF721 domain-containing protein, producing the protein MAFRPSPARAPAVLLREARPLKALFNHAQRLAHLQKLLDSQLQPAAREHCHLASWREGTLLLIVTDGHWATRLRYQQKRLQRQLQTLEAFASLTRIQFKVQPPTTQSRAAGHTADLSTRAAESIQATAEGISDPKLRAALERLASHARDKDPE; encoded by the coding sequence ATGGCTTTTCGACCTTCGCCCGCTCGCGCCCCCGCTGTTCTTCTGCGCGAAGCCCGGCCGCTCAAAGCCCTGTTCAACCATGCCCAGCGCCTGGCGCATCTGCAGAAGCTGCTGGATAGCCAATTGCAGCCAGCGGCTCGCGAGCATTGTCATCTCGCCTCCTGGCGCGAAGGCACGCTGCTGCTGATCGTCACCGATGGCCACTGGGCCACCCGCCTGCGTTACCAGCAAAAACGCCTGCAACGCCAGCTACAGACCCTCGAGGCCTTTGCCAGCCTGACCCGGATCCAGTTCAAGGTGCAACCGCCAACCACCCAGAGCCGCGCCGCAGGCCATACCGCCGATCTGTCGACCCGGGCGGCCGAGAGCATCCAGGCAACGGCTGAAGGAATCAGCGATCCGAAGTTGCGCGCAGCGCTGGAGCGGCTGGCCAGCCATGCGCGGGACAAGGATCCCGAGTAG
- the secA gene encoding preprotein translocase subunit SecA, producing MFAPLLKKLFGSKNEREVKRMLKTVQIVNAFEEQMVALSDEQLRAKTAEFKERLAKGETLDQLLPEAFAVAREAGKRVMGMRHFDVQLIGGMTLHEGMIAEMRTGEGKTLVATLGVYLNALSGKGVHVVTVNDYLARRDANWMRPLYEFLGLTVGVVTPFQPPEEKRIAYAADITYGTNNEFGFDYLRDNMAFSMEEKFQRELNFAVIDEVDSILIDEARTPLIISGQAEDSSKLYIEINKLIPRLKQHIEEVEGQVTQEGHYSIDEKSRQVELNEAGHQFIEEMLTQVGLLAEGESLYSAHNLGLLTHVYAGLRAHKLFHRNIEYIVQDGQILLIDEHTGRTMPGRRLSEGLHQAIEAKENLNIQAESQTLASTTFQNYFRLYNKLSGMTGTADTEAFEFQSIYGLNVMVIPPNKPLARKDFNDLVYLTADEKYQAIIADIKESMTQGRPVLVGTATIETSEHMSNLLQKEGIDHKVLNAKYHEKEAEIIAQAGRPGALTIATNMAGRGTDILLGGNWEVEVAAMESPTPEQIAQIKADWQKRHQQVIESGGLHVIASERHESRRIDNQLRGRSGRQGDPGSSRFYLSLEDSLMRIFASDRVKNFMKALGMQSGEAIEHRMVTNAIEKAQRKVEGRNFDIRKQLLEFDDVANEQRKVIYHMRNSLLAADNIGDTIADFRQEVLDATVAQHIPPQSLPEQWDVAGLEGALASDFGVKLPIQQWLDEDDHLYEETLRAKLMTELLAAYNEKEEQASAEALRTFEKQILLRVLDDLWKDHLSTMDHLRHGIHLRGYAQKNPKQEYKRESFNLFQELLDSIKRDTIRVLSHVQVRREDPVEEEARLRREAEELAARMQFQHAEAPGLEAQPQEEGADVAVATAPVRNEQKLGRNEPCWCGSGKKFKQCHGKID from the coding sequence ATGTTTGCGCCTTTGTTAAAAAAACTTTTTGGAAGCAAGAACGAGCGTGAAGTCAAACGCATGCTCAAGACGGTACAGATCGTCAATGCCTTCGAAGAGCAGATGGTGGCCCTCTCGGATGAGCAGCTGCGCGCCAAGACCGCAGAGTTCAAAGAGCGCCTGGCCAAAGGCGAGACCCTCGACCAACTGTTGCCTGAAGCCTTCGCGGTTGCCCGTGAAGCGGGCAAGCGGGTCATGGGCATGCGTCACTTCGATGTGCAGCTGATCGGCGGCATGACCTTGCACGAAGGCATGATCGCAGAAATGCGTACCGGTGAAGGCAAGACCTTGGTCGCAACCCTGGGCGTGTACCTCAATGCCTTGTCGGGCAAAGGCGTGCACGTGGTCACGGTGAACGACTACCTGGCCCGCCGCGACGCCAACTGGATGCGTCCGCTGTACGAATTCCTCGGCCTGACCGTCGGTGTCGTCACACCGTTCCAGCCGCCGGAAGAGAAGCGCATCGCCTATGCTGCCGACATCACCTACGGCACCAACAACGAATTCGGATTCGACTACCTGCGCGACAACATGGCCTTCAGCATGGAAGAGAAATTCCAGCGCGAGCTGAATTTCGCCGTGATCGACGAAGTCGACTCCATCCTGATCGACGAAGCCCGTACACCGCTGATCATCTCCGGCCAGGCCGAAGACAGCTCCAAGCTGTACATCGAGATCAACAAGCTGATCCCGCGCCTCAAGCAGCACATCGAGGAAGTCGAGGGCCAGGTTACCCAGGAAGGCCATTACAGCATCGACGAGAAGAGCCGTCAGGTTGAACTCAACGAAGCCGGTCACCAGTTCATCGAAGAGATGCTCACCCAGGTCGGCCTGCTGGCCGAGGGCGAGAGCCTCTACTCGGCGCACAACCTGGGCCTGCTGACCCACGTCTACGCCGGCCTGCGCGCGCACAAGCTGTTCCATCGCAACATCGAGTACATCGTCCAGGACGGCCAGATCCTGCTGATCGACGAACACACCGGCCGTACCATGCCGGGCCGTCGTCTGTCCGAAGGCCTGCACCAGGCGATCGAAGCGAAAGAGAACCTGAACATCCAGGCCGAGAGCCAGACCCTGGCGTCGACCACCTTCCAGAACTACTTCCGCCTGTACAACAAGCTGTCCGGCATGACCGGTACCGCCGACACCGAAGCGTTCGAGTTCCAGTCGATCTACGGCCTCAACGTGATGGTGATCCCGCCGAACAAGCCGTTGGCCCGCAAGGACTTCAACGACCTGGTGTACCTGACCGCCGACGAGAAGTACCAGGCGATCATTGCCGACATCAAGGAAAGCATGACCCAGGGTCGTCCGGTCCTGGTGGGTACTGCGACCATCGAAACCTCCGAGCACATGTCCAATCTGCTGCAGAAGGAAGGTATCGATCACAAGGTCCTCAACGCCAAGTACCACGAAAAAGAAGCCGAGATCATTGCCCAGGCCGGTCGCCCGGGTGCGCTGACCATCGCCACCAACATGGCCGGTCGCGGTACCGACATCCTCCTGGGCGGTAACTGGGAAGTCGAAGTCGCCGCCATGGAGAGCCCGACCCCTGAGCAGATCGCGCAGATCAAGGCCGACTGGCAGAAGCGTCACCAGCAGGTGATCGAGTCCGGTGGCCTGCACGTGATCGCTTCCGAGCGTCACGAATCGCGCCGTATCGACAACCAGCTGCGTGGCCGTTCCGGCCGTCAGGGCGACCCGGGTTCGAGCCGCTTCTACCTGTCGCTGGAAGACAGCCTGATGCGTATCTTCGCCTCTGACCGGGTGAAGAACTTCATGAAGGCGCTGGGCATGCAGTCCGGTGAGGCCATCGAGCACCGCATGGTCACCAACGCCATCGAAAAAGCCCAGCGCAAGGTCGAAGGTCGCAACTTCGACATTCGCAAACAGCTGCTGGAATTCGACGACGTCGCCAACGAACAACGTAAAGTCATCTACCACATGCGTAACAGCCTGCTGGCAGCCGACAACATTGGCGACACCATCGCCGACTTCCGCCAGGAAGTGCTCGACGCCACCGTCGCCCAGCACATTCCGCCACAGTCGCTGCCCGAGCAGTGGGACGTAGCCGGCCTGGAAGGGGCCCTGGCCAGCGATTTCGGGGTCAAGCTGCCGATCCAGCAATGGCTCGACGAAGACGACCACCTGTACGAAGAAACCCTGCGCGCCAAGCTCATGACCGAGTTGCTGGCGGCCTACAACGAGAAGGAAGAGCAGGCCAGCGCCGAAGCCCTGCGCACCTTCGAGAAGCAGATCCTGCTGCGTGTACTGGACGACCTGTGGAAAGACCACCTGTCGACCATGGACCACCTGCGTCACGGTATCCACCTGCGCGGCTATGCGCAGAAGAACCCGAAGCAGGAGTACAAGCGCGAGTCGTTCAACCTGTTCCAGGAACTGCTCGATTCGATCAAGCGCGACACCATCCGCGTGCTCTCGCACGTTCAGGTGCGCCGCGAAGATCCGGTCGAGGAAGAAGCCCGTCTGCGCCGCGAAGCCGAAGAACTGGCCGCACGCATGCAGTTCCAGCACGCCGAGGCCCCTGGCCTGGAAGCGCAGCCGCAGGAAGAGGGCGCTGACGTTGCCGTGGCCACCGCGCCTGTACGCAACGAGCAGAAGCTGGGCCGCAACGAGCCATGCTGGTGCGGTTCGGGCAAGAAGTTCAAGCAGTGCCACGGCAAGATCGACTGA